Proteins encoded in a region of the Haloglomus salinum genome:
- a CDS encoding alpha/beta hydrolase: MSDETADTETGAGVIGPHQGQQTLTAGTDLEAAEAAVVLAHGRGASARGILGLASEIGVEGVAYLAPQAARNEWYPNSFLAPVESNEPGRSSGLRAVGDAVERAVDAGIPHERIVLGGFSQGGCLATEYAARNPRRYGGVVAFSGGLIGEELDDEYQGDLDGTPVFLGCSDVDPHIPAERVEATRDAFQSLGADVDMRLYQGMGHTVNEDELESARDIVAALVG; this comes from the coding sequence ATGAGCGACGAGACGGCCGACACGGAGACCGGTGCGGGCGTCATCGGACCACATCAGGGCCAGCAGACGCTCACCGCCGGCACCGACCTCGAGGCGGCCGAGGCAGCGGTCGTCCTCGCGCACGGTCGCGGGGCCTCCGCCCGGGGCATCCTCGGACTGGCCAGCGAGATCGGCGTCGAGGGCGTCGCCTACCTCGCACCACAGGCCGCGCGCAACGAGTGGTATCCGAACTCGTTCCTCGCCCCGGTCGAGTCGAACGAACCCGGGCGCTCCTCGGGATTGCGGGCGGTGGGCGACGCCGTCGAGCGGGCGGTCGACGCGGGGATTCCCCACGAGCGCATCGTCCTCGGTGGCTTCTCGCAGGGCGGCTGTCTCGCCACCGAGTACGCCGCGCGCAACCCGCGCCGGTACGGCGGCGTCGTCGCGTTCAGCGGCGGCCTCATCGGGGAGGAACTGGACGACGAGTACCAGGGGGACCTCGACGGTACTCCTGTCTTCCTCGGCTGCTCGGACGTGGACCCGCATATCCCGGCCGAGCGCGTCGAGGCGACGCGGGATGCCTTCCAGTCGCTCGGTGCGGATGTCGATATGCGCCTGTATCAGGGGATGGGCCACACGGTGAACGAGGACGAACTCGAGTCTGCCCGGGACATCGTCGCTGCGCTGGTCGGGTAG
- a CDS encoding PaaI family thioesterase translates to MDADDAWVPYYDLLGIDITTVDDGYAAARMDLTDEHSAAPGTRVAHGGAVASLADSTGYWAISSANDLALTPTVDLRLDYLAPGTDDLRAEAEVIRNGTSVGSVDVLVEREGDGETVALGRGTFKTGGSDTRGAWGGE, encoded by the coding sequence ATGGATGCCGACGACGCCTGGGTCCCCTACTACGACCTGCTGGGTATCGATATCACGACCGTCGACGACGGGTACGCCGCCGCACGGATGGACCTGACCGACGAGCACAGCGCGGCTCCAGGGACACGTGTCGCGCACGGCGGCGCGGTCGCGTCGCTCGCCGACTCGACGGGGTACTGGGCTATCAGCAGCGCGAACGACCTCGCGCTCACCCCGACGGTCGACCTGCGACTGGACTATCTCGCGCCGGGTACCGACGACCTCCGGGCCGAGGCCGAAGTGATCCGCAACGGGACGAGCGTCGGCTCCGTCGACGTACTTGTCGAGCGGGAGGGTGACGGCGAGACAGTCGCCCTGGGTCGTGGAACGTTCAAGACCGGCGGCAGCGACACGCGGGGGGCATGGGGCGGGGAGTAG
- a CDS encoding TIGR00730 family Rossman fold protein encodes MERICVYCGSSPGHDPAYRRAAREMGEALLDRDLGLVFGGGSVGLMGTVADTVLDGGGDVVGVIPEALEAKEVAHGGVTELQVVDSMHERKQRMVEHSDGFIALPGGLGTLEELFEVLTWAQLGIHEKPCGVLNAGGFYDGLVSHLDGAAEEGFVSPAHRDLAQVDTDPAALLDAFETYEPPTEPKVGPEDT; translated from the coding sequence GTGGAGCGCATCTGTGTCTACTGCGGCTCAAGCCCCGGCCACGACCCGGCCTACCGGCGGGCCGCGCGCGAGATGGGCGAGGCACTGCTCGACCGTGACCTCGGGCTCGTCTTCGGCGGCGGCAGCGTCGGGCTGATGGGCACGGTCGCCGACACCGTCCTCGACGGCGGGGGCGATGTCGTCGGCGTCATCCCGGAAGCCCTGGAGGCGAAGGAGGTGGCCCACGGCGGCGTCACCGAACTGCAGGTCGTCGACTCGATGCACGAGCGCAAGCAGCGGATGGTCGAACACTCGGACGGGTTCATCGCGCTCCCTGGCGGGCTGGGCACGCTGGAGGAGCTGTTCGAGGTGCTGACGTGGGCGCAACTGGGCATCCACGAGAAGCCCTGCGGCGTCCTCAACGCCGGCGGGTTCTACGACGGGCTCGTCTCGCACCTCGACGGCGCCGCGGAGGAGGGGTTCGTCTCGCCGGCGCACCGCGACCTCGCACAGGTCGATACCGACCCGGCGGCGCTGCTGGACGCCTTCGAGACGTACGAACCACCGACGGAGCCGAAGGTCGGCCCTGAAGACACGTAG
- a CDS encoding winged helix-turn-helix transcriptional regulator, giving the protein MSSGADTPGSETDVADDGPCAVVDSLEQIGSQWRLIVLHDLQDGEKRFNELKRSTDASSRTLSRVLDDLQEMDFVDRRMEEDAPVATYYSLTAKGTSLCPVFDEIERWADEWLHGAPGAEGDAESDEAAPESAD; this is encoded by the coding sequence ATGTCCTCTGGTGCAGACACTCCGGGTTCGGAGACCGACGTGGCGGACGACGGCCCCTGTGCTGTCGTCGACTCGCTGGAACAGATCGGCTCGCAGTGGCGGCTCATCGTCCTCCACGACCTGCAGGACGGCGAGAAGCGGTTCAACGAGCTGAAGCGGTCGACCGACGCCTCCTCGCGGACGCTCTCGCGCGTGCTCGACGACCTGCAGGAGATGGACTTCGTCGACCGCCGGATGGAGGAGGACGCTCCCGTCGCGACCTACTACTCGCTCACGGCGAAGGGGACCTCCCTCTGTCCGGTCTTCGACGAGATCGAGCGCTGGGCGGACGAGTGGCTCCACGGTGCGCCCGGCGCCGAGGGCGATGCGGAGAGCGACGAAGCCGCTCCCGAGTCCGCCGATTGA
- a CDS encoding 3-keto-5-aminohexanoate cleavage protein, translating to MTGYDDYLAGEPVIITVALTGGVHGREANPNLPETPAEVAAAAADAEAAGASVAHLHARKPNGERSFATERFQELTEAVREATDLVVQHSTGGTGAPLEARRQPLRTDPAPEMASLDMGPLNRYRHLTSENPRAMVDDLYDEMAARGIKPELEAFNDGHVNEVHGLLDRKDLDEPYHTTLIFGGGTLTPAKPRNLLNAVRNLPEGATFNTLGFGPHQLPFATLGTILGGHVRVGLEDNVYYERGELAVSNAQLVERVASVARTLGREPATPDEARDILNL from the coding sequence GTGACGGGCTACGACGACTACCTCGCCGGCGAACCCGTCATCATCACCGTCGCGCTGACCGGCGGCGTCCACGGGAGGGAGGCGAACCCGAACCTGCCCGAAACCCCGGCCGAGGTCGCCGCGGCCGCGGCCGACGCCGAGGCCGCGGGCGCGAGCGTCGCCCACCTCCACGCGCGCAAGCCGAACGGGGAGCGCTCGTTCGCGACCGAACGGTTTCAGGAACTCACCGAGGCGGTCCGGGAGGCGACCGACCTCGTGGTCCAGCACTCGACGGGCGGGACGGGCGCGCCGCTCGAAGCACGTCGCCAGCCCCTCCGTACGGACCCGGCACCCGAGATGGCGAGCCTCGACATGGGGCCCCTCAACCGCTACCGGCACCTCACGAGCGAGAACCCTCGCGCGATGGTGGACGACCTCTACGACGAGATGGCCGCGCGCGGCATCAAGCCGGAGCTGGAGGCGTTCAACGACGGGCACGTCAACGAGGTCCACGGGCTCCTCGACCGGAAGGACCTCGACGAGCCGTATCACACCACCCTCATCTTCGGTGGCGGGACGCTCACCCCGGCGAAGCCGCGGAACCTGCTGAACGCGGTCCGGAACCTGCCCGAGGGCGCGACGTTCAACACACTCGGATTCGGCCCGCACCAGCTCCCGTTCGCGACGCTCGGCACCATCCTCGGCGGCCACGTCCGGGTCGGACTGGAGGACAACGTCTACTACGAACGCGGGGAACTGGCCGTGAGCAATGCGCAACTCGTCGAGCGCGTGGCGAGTGTCGCACGGACGCTCGGACGCGAGCCGGCGACGCCCGACGAGGCACGCGACATCCTGAACCTGTGA
- a CDS encoding carboxymuconolactone decarboxylase family protein, giving the protein MARVPYLDGDDIPDEYGAAFERSRSGATHLFGALANNPPVLDAFVTFARTLWDECGLDVADRELVVLTVARQTHADYEWHQHVPLALDADLPEAAIRAVREGRYGDLDPRREALVSYAAAVATATVDDALYRALAERVDDRTVVGVTMVAGVYTGLARVLDALAVGPEESFVGWGLDGLGGES; this is encoded by the coding sequence ATGGCACGCGTCCCCTATCTCGACGGCGACGACATCCCCGACGAGTACGGTGCGGCCTTCGAGCGGAGTCGGAGCGGTGCGACCCACCTGTTCGGTGCGCTGGCGAACAACCCGCCCGTGCTGGACGCGTTCGTGACGTTCGCACGGACGCTCTGGGACGAGTGCGGCCTCGACGTGGCCGACCGCGAACTCGTGGTCCTCACCGTCGCCCGACAGACCCACGCCGACTACGAGTGGCACCAGCACGTTCCGCTGGCACTGGACGCCGACCTCCCGGAGGCGGCGATTCGGGCGGTCCGCGAGGGCCGCTACGGCGACCTGGACCCGCGTCGGGAGGCACTCGTGAGTTACGCCGCCGCCGTGGCCACCGCCACGGTCGACGACGCCCTCTATCGCGCGCTGGCCGAGCGCGTCGACGACCGCACTGTCGTCGGCGTGACGATGGTCGCCGGCGTCTACACGGGGCTGGCACGGGTCCTCGACGCACTCGCGGTCGGGCCCGAGGAGTCGTTCGTCGGGTGGGGCCTGGACGGCCTCGGGGGCGAGTCCTGA
- a CDS encoding FAD-binding oxidoreductase — MSTETTGEGDDRRQSFWAWGWADRLPTDEERRELKSRIEGMLGFPERPLLDLPTLDDVTLAPPRVEPPADLSCAATTDKRDRVTHTYGSAYRDLVRGFHGQFDDAPDVVAYPECESDVQAVLDWAAGANVAVVPYGGGTSVVGGVECDGTGYAGVCSLDMRRMDDVPEVDEHSRAARIEGGATGPEIQDQLADHGLQLRHYPQSYEFSTFGGWVATRAGGHFATRYTHIDDFVESVRAVTPAGTLETRRLPASGAGPDPNRFLLGSEGAFGVITEGWARVQPRPPYRAKATVRFDDYWDAVAACREVVQARLTPANCRLLDSNEAMLNEVAFDGSSVLLLGFESTDSLPPIEADLDRAVDIAESHGGRVSEGPTTEDRTTDADESGTGDDGASGTGDDDEDVDGEDGDSGEWRDSFVEAPYMFNSLVSMGVLVDTFETAVTWDQFPALHDAIQETVTDAMEEECGAGFLSCRFTHSYEDGPAPYYTLLAPADVGRELEQWRTIKQAASDTLMDYGATITHHHAVGRVHRDHYHEEVPEHYLDALRSMKRTLDPEDIMNPGALL; from the coding sequence ATGAGCACCGAGACGACCGGGGAGGGTGACGACAGGCGGCAGTCGTTCTGGGCCTGGGGCTGGGCCGACCGTCTGCCGACCGACGAGGAGCGCCGCGAACTCAAGTCCCGCATCGAGGGGATGCTCGGCTTCCCCGAGCGGCCGCTGCTGGATCTCCCGACACTCGACGACGTGACGCTGGCGCCGCCGCGGGTCGAGCCGCCGGCCGACCTCTCGTGTGCGGCCACGACCGACAAGCGCGACCGCGTCACCCACACCTACGGGAGCGCCTATCGCGACCTCGTGCGTGGCTTCCACGGCCAGTTCGACGACGCGCCCGACGTCGTGGCCTACCCGGAGTGCGAGTCCGACGTACAGGCCGTCCTCGACTGGGCGGCCGGGGCGAACGTGGCGGTCGTTCCGTACGGCGGCGGCACCAGCGTGGTCGGCGGCGTCGAGTGTGACGGGACGGGGTACGCGGGCGTCTGCTCGCTCGACATGCGCCGGATGGACGACGTGCCGGAGGTCGACGAACACTCACGGGCCGCCCGCATCGAGGGGGGCGCGACCGGCCCGGAGATACAGGACCAGCTCGCCGACCACGGCCTGCAGCTCCGGCACTACCCACAGAGCTACGAGTTCTCGACGTTCGGGGGCTGGGTCGCTACCCGCGCCGGCGGCCACTTCGCCACGCGCTACACCCACATCGACGACTTCGTCGAGAGCGTGCGAGCCGTGACACCCGCGGGGACGCTGGAGACGCGCCGCCTGCCCGCATCCGGCGCGGGTCCGGACCCCAACCGGTTCCTCCTCGGTAGCGAAGGCGCCTTCGGCGTCATCACCGAGGGCTGGGCCCGGGTCCAGCCTCGTCCCCCCTATCGGGCGAAAGCAACGGTGCGGTTCGACGACTACTGGGACGCCGTCGCAGCCTGCCGGGAGGTCGTGCAGGCCCGCCTGACGCCCGCGAACTGCCGGCTACTCGATTCGAACGAGGCGATGCTGAACGAGGTGGCGTTCGACGGCTCGTCGGTCCTCCTGCTCGGCTTCGAATCCACGGACAGCCTCCCACCCATCGAGGCGGACCTCGACCGCGCGGTCGATATCGCCGAGAGCCACGGCGGCCGCGTCTCAGAGGGGCCCACCACGGAAGACCGGACGACCGACGCTGACGAGAGCGGGACGGGGGACGACGGCGCGAGTGGGACGGGGGACGATGATGAGGATGTCGACGGTGAGGACGGCGATTCGGGCGAGTGGCGCGACTCGTTCGTCGAGGCACCGTACATGTTCAACTCGCTCGTCAGCATGGGCGTCCTCGTCGACACGTTCGAGACGGCGGTGACGTGGGACCAGTTCCCTGCGCTCCACGACGCCATCCAGGAGACCGTCACCGACGCGATGGAGGAGGAGTGCGGCGCCGGCTTCCTCTCCTGTCGGTTCACCCACTCATACGAGGACGGCCCGGCGCCGTACTACACGCTGCTTGCGCCCGCCGACGTGGGCCGGGAACTCGAGCAGTGGCGCACTATCAAGCAGGCCGCCTCGGACACGCTGATGGACTACGGCGCGACCATCACCCACCACCACGCCGTCGGACGGGTCCACCGCGACCACTACCACGAGGAGGTGCCCGAGCACTACCTCGACGCGCTCCGGTCGATGAAGCGGACGCTGGACCCGGAGGACATCATGAACCCCGGCGCGTTGCTGTAG
- a CDS encoding enoyl-CoA hydratase/isomerase family protein translates to MPAPDFDAETVSLDWNDAGTVATLTVNRPDKLNALDEATLTAIPEALDAARDDARALVVTGAGEQAFVAGADIAHMSQLGVADAYDYCQLGHAVMDAVESFPVPVVAAVNGYAFGGGCELALAADIRVASENALVGQTEIDLGIVPGWGGTQRLARLVDDETARRMVFLGERLDAEACREAGLVGEVVPQDDIDDHAQGLAERIAEKPRFALQGAKEALNQVHESPQSAGLEYEKRVWSGLFGTPDQREGMEAFLEDRDPEFE, encoded by the coding sequence ATGCCCGCACCCGACTTCGACGCGGAGACCGTCTCGCTCGACTGGAACGACGCCGGCACCGTCGCGACGCTGACCGTCAATCGCCCGGACAAGCTGAACGCGCTCGACGAGGCGACCCTCACCGCAATTCCCGAGGCGCTCGACGCCGCACGCGACGACGCCCGCGCGCTGGTCGTGACGGGCGCCGGCGAGCAGGCGTTCGTCGCTGGTGCCGACATCGCCCACATGTCCCAGCTCGGCGTGGCCGACGCGTACGACTACTGTCAGCTCGGCCACGCCGTAATGGACGCCGTCGAGTCGTTCCCGGTCCCGGTGGTGGCGGCGGTCAACGGCTACGCGTTCGGCGGCGGCTGTGAACTCGCGCTGGCCGCCGACATCCGGGTCGCCAGCGAGAACGCGCTCGTCGGGCAGACCGAGATCGACCTCGGTATCGTCCCTGGCTGGGGCGGCACCCAGCGGCTCGCCCGCCTCGTCGACGACGAGACCGCGCGCCGGATGGTGTTCCTCGGCGAGCGCCTGGACGCCGAGGCCTGCCGTGAGGCGGGCCTCGTCGGCGAGGTCGTCCCGCAGGACGACATCGACGACCACGCGCAGGGGCTCGCCGAGCGCATCGCCGAGAAGCCGCGCTTCGCCCTGCAGGGCGCGAAGGAGGCGCTGAATCAGGTCCACGAGAGCCCGCAGTCGGCGGGCCTGGAGTACGAGAAACGCGTCTGGAGCGGCCTGTTCGGGACCCCCGACCAGCGCGAGGGGATGGAGGCCTTCCTCGAAGACCGCGACCCCGAGTTCGAGTAG
- a CDS encoding succinate dehydrogenase hydrophobic membrane anchor subunit produces MADYYSSFDPKGSRWMLQRLTAAFLVVVLAFHFMLLHFVNHAADVTFMQTHLRMQQPGYFLTMVAFLVTATFHGVNGVYNALVNQGLDGTPKTVVKYGLVLASLLLIAQGIRVAMAMAGFIIGPAA; encoded by the coding sequence ATGGCAGACTACTACTCCTCGTTCGACCCGAAGGGGTCGCGCTGGATGCTCCAGCGCCTGACCGCAGCGTTCCTCGTCGTCGTGCTGGCGTTCCACTTCATGCTGCTGCACTTCGTCAACCACGCCGCCGATGTCACCTTCATGCAGACCCACCTCCGGATGCAGCAGCCGGGCTACTTCCTCACGATGGTGGCGTTCCTCGTGACGGCGACGTTCCACGGCGTCAACGGCGTCTACAACGCACTCGTCAACCAGGGGCTCGACGGCACCCCGAAGACCGTCGTCAAGTACGGCCTCGTCCTCGCCTCCCTGCTGCTCATCGCGCAGGGTATCCGCGTCGCGATGGCGATGGCCGGCTTCATCATCGGACCCGCAGCATAA
- a CDS encoding succinate dehydrogenase/fumarate reductase iron-sulfur subunit — translation MSTQVTEQEQTETEEESAHQQRRLAEKAERQEVRDRMRERAETDLEQADTVFDLKVFRYDPDIPEKEDPRFDTFPVPFTKGMTVLDALMYARDHYDSSLTFRHSCRQAVCGSDALFVNGTQHLGCKTQVVDLGDSEGVPGQIRVEPLPHQEVVKDLVVDMEHFYDQMDAVEPFFDADELPSGDLEEQRQTRENREKIKMSSRCIWCGACMSSCNIAAGDNEYLGPAAINKAYKFAMDDREGENRKQERLEIIEQEHGVWRCQTQFSCTEVCPKDIPLTEHIQELKREAVKNNLKFW, via the coding sequence ATGAGCACGCAAGTCACCGAACAGGAGCAGACCGAGACGGAGGAGGAGTCGGCCCACCAGCAGCGGCGGCTGGCCGAGAAGGCCGAGCGCCAGGAGGTCCGTGACCGGATGCGAGAGCGTGCCGAGACGGACCTCGAACAGGCCGATACCGTCTTCGACCTCAAGGTCTTCCGCTACGACCCGGACATCCCCGAGAAGGAGGACCCGCGCTTCGATACGTTCCCCGTCCCGTTCACGAAGGGGATGACCGTGCTCGACGCGCTGATGTACGCACGGGACCACTACGACTCCTCGCTCACCTTCCGGCACTCCTGCCGGCAGGCCGTGTGCGGGTCGGACGCCCTGTTCGTCAACGGCACCCAGCATCTGGGCTGCAAGACGCAGGTCGTCGACCTCGGCGATTCCGAGGGCGTCCCCGGCCAGATTCGCGTCGAGCCGCTCCCCCACCAGGAGGTCGTCAAGGACCTCGTCGTGGACATGGAGCACTTCTACGACCAGATGGACGCGGTCGAGCCGTTCTTCGATGCCGACGAGCTCCCGTCGGGCGACCTGGAGGAGCAGCGCCAGACCCGCGAGAACCGCGAGAAGATCAAGATGTCCTCGCGCTGTATCTGGTGTGGCGCCTGCATGTCGTCGTGCAACATCGCCGCCGGGGACAACGAGTACCTCGGCCCCGCGGCCATCAACAAGGCCTACAAGTTCGCGATGGACGACCGCGAGGGCGAGAACCGCAAGCAGGAGCGGCTCGAGATCATCGAGCAGGAGCACGGCGTCTGGCGGTGTCAGACCCAGTTCTCCTGTACGGAGGTCTGTCCGAAGGACATCCCGCTCACCGAGCACATCCAGGAACTCAAACGCGAGGCAGTCAAGAACAACCTCAAGTTCTGGTGA
- the sdhC gene encoding succinate dehydrogenase, cytochrome b556 subunit — MSQSYDRGLVEDFGRWRDFTAGMWAWIFHKFTGWVLIGYLFTHIAVLSTATVGTAAYTNTISGLESLLVVRFLEVGLLAVAVFHILNGLRLLFVDLGVGLEAQDKSFYASLVLTGAIVVASVPTFLAGAI, encoded by the coding sequence ATGAGTCAATCGTACGACCGGGGCCTCGTGGAGGACTTCGGGCGCTGGCGGGACTTTACCGCCGGCATGTGGGCCTGGATCTTCCACAAGTTCACCGGGTGGGTGCTCATCGGGTACTTGTTCACGCACATCGCCGTGCTGAGCACCGCCACGGTGGGCACAGCGGCCTACACGAACACCATCTCGGGGCTGGAGAGCCTGCTGGTGGTCCGGTTCCTCGAGGTCGGCCTGCTGGCGGTCGCCGTCTTCCACATCCTCAACGGACTGCGGCTGCTGTTCGTCGACCTCGGGGTCGGACTGGAGGCACAGGACAAGAGCTTCTACGCGTCGCTCGTCCTCACGGGGGCCATCGTGGTGGCGAGCGTCCCGACCTTCCTCGCGGGGGCGATATAA